GCGGGATTTGGAGGCTTTGGAATCGGTTTTCGCTTCGACCTCACCCTCGGGCTGTTCCTCCTTGCGCATGGCTTTGCCCTCGAGAACGGCGTCTGCCATCTTGGAGACCAGCAGTTTGATGGCGCGGATGGCGTCATCGTTGGAGGGGATCACGTAATCGATGTTCTGCGGATTGCAATTCGTATCGACCAGCGCAACGATCGGAATGCCAAGCAGGTTGGCTTCATTGACCGCCGCGTCCTCTCGTCCCACATCGATGATGAAGAGCAGGTTTGGCAGTCGCTTCATGGAGCGGACACCGCTCAGGCGGGTCTGGAGGCGGGTGATCTCACGTTCGATCAACAAACCTTCCTTCTTGGTGAGGCGGTTGATGTCGCCGCCATCGCGCAGTTTTTCGAGCCGCTCGAGTTCCTGGATGCGCTGATGCATGGTGGACCAGTTGGTAAGCATACCGCCCATCCAGCGTTCGGTGACGTAGGGCATTCCGGCCCGGGTCGCTTCTTCGGCAATGGTTTCCTGCGCCTGCCGCTTGGTGCCGACGAAGAGCACGGTCCCGCCGTTGGAGACGGTATCGCGAATGATCCCATAAGCAGTGTTCGCCAGCTTGACGGTCTGCTGAAGGTCGAGGATATGAATGCCGTTGCGTTCCGTGAAGATATACGGCTTCATACGGGGGTCCCACTTGTTGGTGCGGTGCCCGAAATGGACGCCGCTCTCAAGCAGGGCTTTCATGGAAATATTTGCCATGGTTCTCCTAAAGTTCCGTTCTCCGACACGCGGCGCAGGAACGCCCGTGCGGAACGGAGTGAGTTTAGCGGGGATATTGACCCGCTCAGGGACGCTTGTGCCCGTCCCAGGCAGATTGTGCTCTCATCTCTTTGTTTGAGAGCGGCGGGATTATAACACAAGTATTTTGAGGATTAAGGTTTTTCCATCCGCTGTCATTCCAACGTTTCCATGCTGAGAAGCCTCCAGGCGCCCCCGTCATTGATGCAATGGACCCGGTAAAGCCGGTTGTCTTGTATGACGGACATGAGCGACTCGGTAATAAGGAATTTGATGCTGTCCATCTCGAGCACAGAAGACATCCGGCTCGATACGCTGTGCAGATTCCAGTCCAGCCCCGCGCGCGATTCATATGCCTTCGCCCGGGCTTCGACGGTCTGGATCGCTCCAAGCGGAATCTCCGCCAGCGGCGTGCCCATCGACCTGTACATATCCACAGAGGATCGGTACTGGCGCGGCGCAATGACAAAGACGAACAAGGCGGCGAGTAAGGCGAGCCCGGCCATTGCCGGCAGGAATAAACCGCCGAGCATGGTTTGAAGCGCTTCGAAAACGCCAACGAAATAGAGAACAAGACAAAAGAAGAGAGCCCCTGCGCCAAAGATCAGGGAAACGACAAATGCCTTGTTCTCGTATTTGCCGGATGTCTGCTGAATGAAATCCCGTTCATTCCTGAAACGATCCACCTGAATTTGAGAGAACTGCCCTCTGCGGTTTGCTTCGAGATCTGAGGCGTTGAAATATCCGGCTTGGAATAAAGCGGCGTTATGAGTATCCATCGAATCCATAAAGTTAACTCCTTATAAGGTCAGCAATACGATGGCGATCAGCGCGCAAAATACGCCGACCCATTGATTCCGGCTGAGCCGTTCCTTCAGGAAGATCCATGCGAGGATGACCGTTGCGCCGGGAAAGAGGGAACTAAGTACAGAAGCCACATCCAGCCGCCCGGCTTGCCCTGCCAGGATAAAGAAGAAATTGCCGCCAAGATCGAGAATGCCGTTCAAAGAGATGATGGGCAATGAGGAAGGTTCGA
This portion of the Anaerolineales bacterium genome encodes:
- the rpsB gene encoding 30S ribosomal protein S2; protein product: MANISMKALLESGVHFGHRTNKWDPRMKPYIFTERNGIHILDLQQTVKLANTAYGIIRDTVSNGGTVLFVGTKRQAQETIAEEATRAGMPYVTERWMGGMLTNWSTMHQRIQELERLEKLRDGGDINRLTKKEGLLIEREITRLQTRLSGVRSMKRLPNLLFIIDVGREDAAVNEANLLGIPIVALVDTNCNPQNIDYVIPSNDDAIRAIKLLVSKMADAVLEGKAMRKEEQPEGEVEAKTDSKASKSRPARKVVETDEEVNDDALLGKSTLAKLTPKPEETAEASPEEAK